A region from the Silene latifolia isolate original U9 population chromosome 7, ASM4854445v1, whole genome shotgun sequence genome encodes:
- the LOC141592042 gene encoding uncharacterized protein LOC141592042 — translation MEDEAENHDGIRAHFPLSFGKQSKSQTPLEVIHNTTLRSQPPNLNPNPKDTDDDLVIGPPPPPPSADDDDDDEPLVGPPPPPRVGAEVTDDEDDDEDETPFRIPLSNEIVLKGHTKVVSALAVDPTGSRVLSGSYDYTVRMYDFQGMKRDLSSFRQLEPFEGHQVRALSWSPTAGFFLCVTGSAQAKIFDRDGLTIGEFVKGDMYIRDLKNTKGHITGLTCGEWHPNKKETILTSSEDGSLRIWDVNDFNSQKQVIKPKLARPGRVSVTTCTWQREGKSIAGGIGDGSIQIWNIKAGWGSRPDIHLQSAHTDDITALKFSNDGRHLISRSFDCTLKVWDLRQTKQSLKVFEDLPNNYAQTNIAFSPEEDLILTGTSVERDSAVGGLLCFYDREKLELVSRVGISPTRSVVQCAWHSKLNQVFATVGDKHQGGTHILYDPTMSERGALVCVARAPRTKSVDDFEVQPVIHNPHALPLFRDQPSRKRQRDKILKDPMKSHKPELPMTGPGCGGRTGTSSGSLLTQYLLKKGGMLKETWMDEDPREAILKHAEAAEKDPKFIAPAYAETQPQTVFADSDSEEEK, via the exons ATGGAGGACGAAGCAGAAAACCATGACGGAATACGAGCTCATTTCCCTTTATCATTCGGCAAACAATCCAAATCCCAAACCCCACTCGAAGTTATTCACAACACTACTCTTCGTTCCCAACCCCCTAatcttaaccctaaccctaaagaTACTGATGATGATCTTGTTATCGGACCGCCGCCGCCGCCTCCATCGGCGGACGATGACGACGATGATGAGCCCCTGGTTGGACCGCCACCGCCGCCGCGTGTGGGAGCTGAGGTGACTGATGATGAGGACGATGACGAGGATGAGACTCCGTTTCGAATTCCTTTGAGCAATGAGATTGTTTTGAAGGGACATACTAAG GTTGTTTCGGCTTTAGCAGTTGATCCCACAGGGTCAAGAGTTCTTTCTGGTAGTTATGACTATACTGTTCGAATGTATGATTTTCAAGGAATGAAACGAGATTTGTCTTCATTTAGACAATTAGAGCCTTTTGAAGGGCACCAAGTTCGGGCTCTTAGTTGGAGTCCTACGGCTGGGTTCTTTTTGTGCGTCACTGGCTCCGCTCAAGCTAAG ATTTTTGATCGTGATGGCCTCACCATTGGCGAGTTTGTGAAGGGGGATATGTATATTCGTGATTTAAAGAACACAAAGGGTCACATAACTGGTTTGACTTGTGGAGAGTGGCACCCAAATAAAAAGGAGACCATCTTGACGTCATCTGAAGATGGTTCACTTCGGATTTGGGATGTAAATGACTTCAATAGCCAAAAACAG GTAATAAAGCCAAAGCTTGCGAGGCCCGGAAGAGTTTCAGTCACAACATGCACTTGGCAACGTGAAGGAAAAAGCATTGCTGGTGGAATTGGAGACGGATCTATCCAG ATCTGGAATATTAAGGCAGGATGGGGAAGCAGACCGGATATTCATCTACAAAGTGCACATACTGATGATATCACTGCTTTGAAGTTTTCAAATGATGGACGGCATCTGATATCAAGAAGTTTTGACTGCACATTGAAG GTTTGGGATTTGCGCCAAACGAAGCAGTCACTTAAGGTGTTTGAAGATCTACCAAACAATTATGCTCAAACAAATATTGCATTTAGTCCTGAGGAAGATCTGATATTGACTGGTACTTCGGTTGAAAGAGATAGCGCAGTTGGTGGTTTGTTGTGCTTCTATGATCGGGAAAAACTTGAACTAGTATCAAGGGTTGGCATCTCTCCAACACGCAGTGTCGTGCAGTGCGCTTGGCATTCAAAACTAAATCAG GTTTTTGCTACTGTCGGAGATAAACACCAAGGAGGAACACACATACTGTATGATCCAACCATGAGCGAGCGAGGGGCTCTTGTTTGCGTTGCTCGGGCACCAAGGACAAAGTCGGTCGATGACTTTGAGGTGCAGCCAGTTATACACAACCCACATGCGCTCCCCTTGTTTAGAGATCAGCCAAGTCGCAAACGGCAAAGGGATAAGATACTGAAGGACCCTATGAAATCCCACAAGCCTGAACTTCCCATGACTGGACCTGGCTGTGGTGGCAGAACTGGCACCTCTTCCGGAAGCTTGTTAACTCAATATCTTCTCAAG AAAGGAGGTATGTTGAAGGAGACATGGATGGACGAAGATCCAAGAGAAGCTATACTGAAGCATGCTGAGGCGGCAGAGAAGGATCCTAAGTTCATTGCGCCCGCTTATGCTGAGACCCAGCCTCAAACTGTCTTTGCCGATTCTGATTCTGAGGAGGAAAAGTAA